CCAGGAGCTATCCCTTGGATTGATCCCGGTTGTTGTTCTCTTTAGAAAAGGCCAGATCCTTTGACTAAAAGATGCCCAATTTCTATCATAGACCGTTGCGAATTCTTTGCCGTAAATGGTGTTCAATTAAATATTCCTTTCAGCCATAGATATTCTTGGCACAATTAACAATCAAAGTAAAGTAATCATATTGTTTTGGTCCAAATATACCCGGAGGGATATTTCCTCATAAACCCGATCTTTTCGTAGAATCGCATGTCGGAATCCATTACCGCTTTTTCGACACCCAATTTAGCCGCTCTCCGCAGTCCTTCCAGCACAACTTGTCTGCCCATGCCCAAACGGATCGATCCCACCGGTTCCAGATGGGCTATCTTGTTGTGTTCGTCCAGCCAAACGATGCAGCAGGCCAGATATTCGCCGGAGGCGTTCGTTACGACCAGGTCGAGTTCCTTGCGATAGTCGGGCGCTCGCTGCAATTCCTGATAGGAGAACAGGGCCGGCCAATCATTGGGATCAGAATGCCTGAACGATAAGCCGAATATCTTTCTCCGTTTCTCCAGATCGTTTTCATCGGCCATGGAAAGAACACGATATCCTTCAGGCAGGTCGGACACAGGCAATTGCCTCAGGTCGTATTCCAAGTAATATCCGCAAGGCATAGAGTCCTTTGCATAACCGCGCTCAGCGGCCAAAGCCTGGAACCTTTTGTCATGCTCTGAAACAAATATCCGAACCATTCCGTTGTCGGCAAATGTTGTTTCGGCATAATCAACCATCTCGCCGAGCAGACAGTCATAGCTTGGATGTCTTTGAAGATAAGGCATACCTGGATGTTTTGGCGCGTATTCATCGGGGTTTACCACACCGACGATCTCCCCGGACCCGTTTTCCCAGACACCTATTGAATTCTCCCAGAAACGGATATTTTCCTGACTTTTGCTCCGGATATCGTCAATAGACGCATTTACCAGTCCTTGGGCACCGAACATCGGGGCCACGAAATACCGGGCATAGTTCCACCGTTCGATCCCCCAGTTAAAGGGACTTCCGCCGACGAGATAATGGTTGGCCAACAGATCACGAACACGCAGAAAGTCGTGCTCAGGGTCGTATCGGCGATGTTTTACCAGCATGATTGATTTCCTATTTAAATCGTAAGGGACCTACGGTTGGTTTTCTAAACTGCCGGTTTTACCCCATTGCCATTCCCGTTCTCCTGCAGTTTTTCCTTTTCCCGCAGGGTCACATAATACCCGTCCCTGGCCAGCAGCTCCTGATGGCTTCCCTGTTCCGCTATCCGCCCGTCCTTCAGCACCAGTATCTGGTCGGCCCTTTCGATGGTGGAGGTCCGGTGGGAGATGATGAAGCAGGTGACGCCGGGGAGCTTCTCATTCAGCTCCTGCCAGACCAGGGCTTCGGTGGTGGCGTCCAGGGCCGAGGTGATGTCGTCCAGGATCAGTATCTTGGGATGCCCCAGGGCGATCCGCTCCACGATGGCCCGGGCCAGGGAGGCCCGCTGTTTCTGGCCGCCGGAGAGGCTGGTGCCGCGCTGGCCGATCAGGGTGTCGTAGCCGTTAGCGAAGCCTTTGACCTCCTTCTCCAGCTGGGAGATGCGCCCGGCCTCGACCGCCCGGTCCTGGTCCACGTTGTCCCGGTGGAAGATGACGTTGTTCAAAATGCTTTCGGAGAACAGCAGGGCCTCCTGCGGGGCATAGCCGATGATGCTCCGAAGTTCTGACAACTTGAATTCCCGGATGTCGACGCCGTCAATTTTGACCGTGCCGGAGGCCGGGTCGTGCAGGCGGAGCAGCATATGGACCAGGGTGGTCTTGCCGCAGCCCACCTCGCCCATCAGGGCTATCTTCTCCCCCCGGGCCACCCGGAAGCTGACATCCTGCAGCTGGTATTTGTCGTTCTTCCCGTAGCTGAAGGACACCTGCTGGAAATCCAGGGAATGTTCAAACGATATGTTCCTTGGTTCTGACGGATCGCCGACCTCCGGCAAAGCGGTCTCCAGCTCCCGGACCCGGGCATAGGAAACGGCGGCCCGCTTGCCGGCGAGGAAGAAGTTGCCCATGTTCCACAAGGGCTCCACCATCATCAGGCTGTAGGTGTTGAAGGCCACGAAGCTTCCCAGGGTCAGGCGCCCTTGGATCACCAGATACCCCCCGACCAGCAGCACCACCAGCACCCCCAGCTGGTCGACCAGGATGTTGGAGGAATTGAACAGGCCTTCGGACTGGATGGTCTTGACCTCGGCCTTTATCCGGCGGTCCATGGCCCGGGCAAACCCCTGCTTCTGGTGGTCCTGCCGGTTGTAGACCTTGAGCACCCGGATGCCGGAGAAGCAGGCCTCCAGAAAATCATTGACCGCCGAGATGGCGTTCTGCAGTTTGAGGAAGCGCCGTTCGAAGGTCTTTTCGTTGTACAGGAACAGCCAGGCCACAACCGGCACCGGCAGCAGG
The nucleotide sequence above comes from bacterium. Encoded proteins:
- a CDS encoding ABC transporter ATP-binding protein, which produces MSDRIENKKDSGSLKLIFGWLYRYWGAHKLKLMLLLVMTMLHTALAISYPVFFKLVVDGLLSQLPLQQLNRNVLFLLLLGTGAAIVNWILMSTRGWTNMNIEAELRNRIFANLTRLGPSTLSGHRTGDVVTRLTDDLAEKFSWFTCSGLFRAVQGLALFSFILIVMFRMNSTLAAFALLPVPVVAWLFLYNEKTFERRFLKLQNAISAVNDFLEACFSGIRVLKVYNRQDHQKQGFARAMDRRIKAEVKTIQSEGLFNSSNILVDQLGVLVVLLVGGYLVIQGRLTLGSFVAFNTYSLMMVEPLWNMGNFFLAGKRAAVSYARVRELETALPEVGDPSEPRNISFEHSLDFQQVSFSYGKNDKYQLQDVSFRVARGEKIALMGEVGCGKTTLVHMLLRLHDPASGTVKIDGVDIREFKLSELRSIIGYAPQEALLFSESILNNVIFHRDNVDQDRAVEAGRISQLEKEVKGFANGYDTLIGQRGTSLSGGQKQRASLARAIVERIALGHPKILILDDITSALDATTEALVWQELNEKLPGVTCFIISHRTSTIERADQILVLKDGRIAEQGSHQELLARDGYYVTLREKEKLQENGNGNGVKPAV